A single window of Acetohalobium arabaticum DSM 5501 DNA harbors:
- a CDS encoding DUF1385 domain-containing protein produces the protein MTDKQQCNHQYGGQAVIEGVMMRGSDNLAIAVRKNEDDIVLHTEEVDSVSDRYSILERPFIRGVVSLFESLIMGMKALTFSANQVAEEEEEEELSTWELILTIGTALGLAILLFVVLPATAIKFIQQYVGSDLVLNFIEGVIKVTVFLLYIIGISRLNDINRVFQYHGAEHKVIYNYEADLPLSIDNARQYSTLHPRCGTNFLLIVMITSVLLFSFFGRPSLLNRILIHIALLPVVAGLSYEIIKLAGKEDANPIIKLIATPGLWLQKLTTREPDDKQLEVAIKALKGVLELEESS, from the coding sequence ATGACAGATAAGCAGCAGTGTAATCATCAATACGGCGGTCAGGCAGTTATTGAAGGAGTAATGATGCGTGGCAGCGATAACTTGGCTATTGCTGTTAGAAAGAATGAAGATGATATCGTGCTTCATACTGAAGAAGTAGATTCTGTCAGTGATAGATATTCTATTTTGGAAAGGCCTTTTATTCGCGGAGTTGTTTCTCTTTTTGAATCCTTAATTATGGGAATGAAGGCTTTGACTTTTTCTGCCAATCAGGTAGCCGAAGAAGAAGAGGAAGAAGAACTATCGACCTGGGAGTTGATTCTTACTATCGGTACTGCTTTAGGACTGGCTATTTTATTATTTGTTGTATTACCAGCAACGGCAATCAAGTTTATTCAGCAGTATGTTGGATCTGATTTAGTTTTAAATTTCATTGAAGGAGTTATCAAAGTTACAGTCTTTTTACTGTATATAATTGGTATTTCTCGTTTAAATGATATTAACCGCGTTTTTCAGTACCACGGAGCAGAGCATAAGGTGATTTATAATTATGAGGCGGACTTACCTTTGAGTATAGATAATGCCCGGCAGTATAGCACACTTCATCCGCGCTGCGGAACTAATTTTCTGTTGATAGTGATGATCACAAGCGTTCTATTATTCTCCTTTTTTGGACGGCCTTCATTACTAAATCGAATCCTAATCCATATCGCTTTACTTCCAGTGGTAGCTGGACTTTCTTATGAAATCATTAAATTGGCTGGTAAAGAGGATGCTAATCCAATAATTAAATTAATTGCTACACCGGGTCTTTGGCTGCAGAAGTTAACTACTAGAGAGCCGGATGATAAGCAGCTGGAAGTAGCTATTAAGGCACTAAAAGGGGTTTTGGAATTAGAGGAATCATCATAA
- the rpmE gene encoding 50S ribosomal protein L31, with translation MQKDIHPEYKEATITCACGETFKTKSTKGDLRVEVCSNCHSFYTGKQKQNTRGGRIERFKEKYDL, from the coding sequence ATGCAGAAGGATATTCATCCAGAATATAAGGAAGCAACAATTACTTGTGCTTGTGGTGAAACATTTAAAACTAAGAGTACTAAAGGTGATCTGAGGGTAGAAGTCTGTTCTAATTGTCATTCTTTCTATACTGGCAAGCAGAAACAGAATACTCGCGGCGGTAGGATTGAAAGATTCAAGGAAAAATATGATCTTTAA